From a single Hypomesus transpacificus isolate Combined female chromosome 14, fHypTra1, whole genome shotgun sequence genomic region:
- the c14h11orf58 gene encoding small acidic protein, which translates to MSSTENRHGTKRPASTDEVGSTQWEAADLGSNERKQKFLRLMGAGKKEHTGRLVIGDHKSTSHVRSGVEDKRMNSELELQYQQGLDGKLSGRDRRHCGLGFSEPEPLPSPPSDGSTAVESEKAASPNSSGSPESEPQESQDSTLQIPEGKVTDQAESSARDSPKMDKKQVKSS; encoded by the exons ATGAGTTCAACAGAGAATAGGCATGGGACAAAGAGACCTGCATCTACGGATGAG GTTGGCTCCACTCAGTGGGAGGCTGCAGACCTTGGGAGCAATGAGAGGAAGCAGAAGTTTTTGCGGTTGATGGGTGCTGGCAAG AAAGAACACACTGGACGCCTGGTCATCGGAGACCACAAGTCGACGTCTCATGTCCGCAGTG GGGTGGAGGACAAGAGGATGAACTCTGAGTTAGAGCTGCAGTACCAGCAGGGTTTGGACGGGAAGCTGTCTGGGAGAGACCGTCGACACTGTGGCCTGGGCTTCAGTGAG CCTGAGCCCCTTCCTTCACCACCCTCAGACGGCAGCACAGCAGTAGAATCAGAGAAAGCAGCTAGTCCCAATAGCTCAGGGAGCCCTGAGTCAGAACCACAGGAATCCCAGGACTCAACACTACAGATACCAGAGGGCAAAGTGACAGACCAGGCTGAGTCAAGTGCCAGAGACAGTCCAAAAATGGACAAGAAACAGGTCAAATCATCATAA
- the plekha7a gene encoding pleckstrin homology domain-containing family A member 7 isoform X6: MWSQTGYCTHMTHPGHPFYHAPCSHNQRATTFLHPGTGQVSADSVDFILQEQPSGRMSRLPAADLRPSSTVSEASTAVTTSTADTTSVSKGSRLSVRVHSFGKRDQAIKRNPNVPVVVRGWLYKQDSSGMRLWKRKWFVLADYCLFYYKDSREESVLGSIPLPSYVISAVEPEDHISRKYAFKASHTGMRSYIYNRNSMIGSQAEHSGMRTYFFSADTQEDMHGWVKAMNQAALMQNHTTMLKRPSDSQKSENSNTSECQAVPQTNHIITNHTKTTPEVPNPLADGVALEPVEIHRDTEDGASIHPNPPSVTEIPRTIDMKSFPTNPLDLPFDSASVSAPVSRAPSCVPSRAPSRAASTLPPSVFLRNGLIPSPVPEPNGIGAGTYQRATLPPMERQLQRRSALEQVEDWVQVQKGEHKVPTSREGSLPRRTPPTQPKFGRVETYQSLPKTPRHSPPAAARHGEYKYAQDRLSHFHLTPDPQTGTLSREGMGPGGTTVWQLYEWQQRHQFRHGSPTAPLYTPAPDYPFGPRPPSTVPPSAPRPSSEVPRCISVPPSPSDIPPPGPPPGYGRTLSPPRRPHMPADRVTVRPMGERSALDMPLAGSPRRAKSQLLKTSTIERRSMPSSGYITHTVSAPSLHGKTADDTYMQLKKDLEYLDLKVVGSQTLKDAGKPVKVAESDVDVKLSRLCEQDKILKALGTTISSLKDDKDKLESVLDVSHQQMEQYQGQPTHAEKIAFQQRLLQEDLVHIRAEVSGASTEMAKAWDEYSRIESSVEQLRTALHAQMNHSATPQQEKAEIKRELWRIEDVMAGLSSSKANYMVTIDSVQNPERKVVPFLSDSAIPTQSVTLPGEEIQPPPRSSQPSPASHTLPHNTVPNWAADEAPPRPPLPQLYDYEDAPPVVPPLPKEASAIRHMSVRGLKRQSDERKRDRESGHVTNGDCKVELRSYLSEPELPGMGHTGTGFEDDHHTLPNRGLSSSSSRLNQSSNISSYVTLRRGAPGSLGRVSHRERPRSALERLNPDSQQVLPVSSSQPRGRMSAEEQLERMKKHQRALVRERKRNLSHGDRFSNTGASSRPAPPSSSVDLGPQQQQRIKTPLEERQRAEGQSDEGSGVPKEREKLQLDEWMTVIAKPMREMDLDPLDYDLDISRELSKPQKVLIPERYVESDPDEPLSQEEMDQRSRRADRIKNILAKSSVQHMPPSGAGISLDFTDLDSALQQQERIMSVSHALASEASRKSKEVTAKAVSEL; encoded by the exons GACAGCTCTGGGATGAGGTTATGGAAGAGGAAGTGGTTTGTCCTGGCTGATTACTGCCTCTTCTACTACAAAG acaGCAGGGAGGAGTCAGTCCTGGGTAGTATCCCCCTGCCCAGCTATGTCATCTCAGCTGTGGAGCCTGAGGACCACATCAGCCGCAAGTACGCCTTCAAG GCCAGCCACACGGGCATGCGCTCGTACATTTACAATCGGAACTCTATGATTGGCTCTCAGGCGGAGCACAGTGGAATGAGAACGTACTTCTTCAGTGCTGACACCCAGGAGGACATGCATGGCTGGGTGAAAGCCATGAACCAGGCTGCCCTCATGCAGAACCACACCACCATGCTGAAGAG GCCTTCAGACAGTCAGAAATCCGAAAATTCGAATACTTCCGAGTGCCAGGCAGTCCCACAGACCAACCACATCATCACCAACCACACCAAGACCACCCCCGAAGTCCCCAACCCTCTCGCTGACGGGGTGGCCCTGGAACCTGTCGAGATCCACAGAGACACGGAGGACGGCGCTAGCATCCATCCAAACCCTCCATCAGTCACAGAGATCCCCAGAACCATAGACATGAAAAGCTTCCCCACCAACCCCCTGGACCTCCCTTTTGACTCGGCCTCAGTGTCTGCGCCCGTCTCCAGGGCGCCGTCCTGTGTCCCGTCCCGCGCTCCTTCCCGCGCAGCCTCGACGCTGCCCCCCAGTGTCTTTTTGAGGAATGGCTTGATCCCCTCGCCAGTGCCAGAGCCGAATGGAATAGGGGCGGGGACATACCAGAGGGCCACCCTGCCACCTATGGAAAGGCAGCTGCAAAGGAGGAGCGCATTGGAGCAAGTGGAGGACTGGGTGCAGGTGCAGAAGGGCGAGCACAAAGT CCCCACCTCACGAGAAGGCTCCCTCCCTCGTCGTACCCCTCCAACGCAGCCCAAGTTCGGCAGGGTGGAGACCTACCAGTCCTTGCCAAAAACTCCCCGCCACAGCCCCCCAGCTGCCGCTCGCCACGGTGAGTACAAGTACGCCCAGGACCGCCTCAGCCACTTCCACCTCACACCAGACCCCCAGACGGGCACCCTGTCCAGGGAGGGAATGGGCCCGGGGGGCACCACTGTGTGGCAGCTCTACGAATGGCAGCAGCGTCATCAGTTCCGCCATGGCAGTCCCACTGCCCCTCTCTACACACCTGCCCCGGACTACCCGTTTGGCCCTCGGCCCCCCTCCACCGTGCCCCCCTCGGCCCCTCGACCCTCCTCAGAGGTGCCCCGTTGCATCTCTGTACCTCCGTCGCCCTCCGACATCCCTCCACCAGGACCCCCCCCAGGCTACGGCCggaccctgtctccccctcgcAGACCACACATGCCTGCAGATCGAGTGACGGTCAGGCCCATGGGGGAGAGATCAGCACTGGACATGCCCTTGGCCGGCTCCCCTAGGCGAGCCAAGTCTCAGTTGCTCAAG ACTTCAACCATCGAGAGACGGTCTATGCCTTCTTCAggctacatcacacacacagtcagtgcaCCCAGCCTGCACGGAAAAACG GCTGACGACACATACATGCAATTGAAGAAGGATCTGGAGTATTTAGACCTGAAG GTTGTTGGAAGTCAAACTTTAAAGGATGCGGGAAAACCAGTCAAGGTTGCAGAAAGTGACGTTGAT GTGAAACTGAGTCGTTTATGTGAGCAGGACAAGATTCTAAAGGCGTTGGGGACAACAATCAGTTCTCTGAAGGACGATAAG GACAAGCTGGAGAGTGTGCTGGATGTTTCCCACCAGCAAATGGAGCAGTACCAGGGCCAGCCGACCCACGCTGAGAAGATCGCCTTCCAACAAAGGTTGCTGCAGGAGGACCTGGTGCACATCAGGGCCGAGGTTTCAGGAGCCTCtacg gagatggCAAAAGCTTGGGATGAGTACAGCAGGATAGAGAGCTCTGTGGAGCAGCTAAGGACAGCTCTGCATGCCCAAATGAACCACAGTGCCACCCCGCAG caGGAGAAAGCAGAAATCAAGCGAGAGTTGTGGAGGATTGAGGATGTGATGGCAGGACTGAGCTCAAGCAAAGCCAACTACATGGTCACCATCGACTCTGTACAGAACCCTG AGAGGAAAGTAGTGCCTTTTTTGTCGGACTCTGCAATACCTACCCAGAGCGTCACGCTCCCTGGGGAGGAGATTCAGCCCCCCCCTCGCAGCTCCCAGCCAAGCCCCGCATcccacacactgcctcacaacACCGTGCCAAATTGG GCTGCGGATGAGGCTCCGCCCAGACCGCCACTGCCCCAGCTCTACGACTATGAGGACGCACCCCCTGTGGTGCCGCCCCTCCCCAAAGAGGCGTCGGCTATCAGACACATGTCGGTACGAGGGCTCAAGCGTCAGTCggacgagaggaagagagacagggagagcggCCATGTTACAAACGGGGACTGTAAG GTGGAGTTACGGTCGTACCTGAGTGAACCGGAACTGCCCGGGATGGGTCATACTGGCACTGGTTTTGAGGATGACCACCACACCCTCCCAAACAGAG GTCTGTCTAGCTCCTCGTCCAGGCTGAACCAGTCCAGTAACATCTCCTCCTACGTGACCCTGAGGAGGGGAGCACCGGGCTCCCTAGGGAGGGTGAGTCACCGG GAGAGGCCCAGGAGTGCCTTGGAGCGTCTGAATCCCGACTCCCAGCAGGTCCTGCCAGTGAGCAGCAGCCAGCCACGGGGCCGCATGAGCGCTGAGGAGCAGCTGGAGCGCATGAAGAAGCACCAGAGAGCACTGGTGCGAGAGCGGAAGAGGAACCTTAGCCACGGGGACCGCTTCTCCAACACGGGCGCCTCCTCCCGGccagctcccccctcctcctctgtcgaCCTGGGCCCA caacagcagcaaagGATCAAGACTCCGTTGGAGGAGAGGCAGCGGGCCGAGGGCCAGAGTGATGAGGGGAGTGGTGTGCCAAAGGAAAGGGAGAAGCTCCAGTTAGACGAGTGGATGACCGTGATAGCCAAGCCCATGAGAGAGATGGACCTGGACCCTCTTGATTATGACTTGGACATCAGCCGTGAG CTGTCTAAGCCCCAGAAGGTCCTTATCCCGGAGCGCTACGTCGAGTCTGACCCCGATGAGCCTCTGAGCCAGGAGGAGATGGACCAACGGTCACGCAGAGCAGATCGCATCAAAAACATCCTGGCCAAATCCAG TGTCCAGCACATGCCACCATCTGGGGCGGGCATCTCGCTGGACTTCACCGACCTGGACTCGGCCCtacagcagcaggagaggatCATGAGTGTGTCCCATGCCCTGGCCTCCGAGGCTTCGCGCAAAAGCAAGGAAGTCACAG CCAAGGCCGTGTCTGAACTTTAA
- the plekha7a gene encoding pleckstrin homology domain-containing family A member 7 isoform X7 encodes MSHNQRATTFLHPGTGQVSADSVDFILQEQPSGRMSRLPAADLRPSSTVSEASTAVTTSTADTTSVSKGSRLSVRVHSFGKRDQAIKRNPNVPVVVRGWLYKQDSSGMRLWKRKWFVLADYCLFYYKDSREESVLGSIPLPSYVISAVEPEDHISRKYAFKASHTGMRSYIYNRNSMIGSQAEHSGMRTYFFSADTQEDMHGWVKAMNQAALMQNHTTMLKRPSDSQKSENSNTSECQAVPQTNHIITNHTKTTPEVPNPLADGVALEPVEIHRDTEDGASIHPNPPSVTEIPRTIDMKSFPTNPLDLPFDSASVSAPVSRAPSCVPSRAPSRAASTLPPSVFLRNGLIPSPVPEPNGIGAGTYQRATLPPMERQLQRRSALEQVEDWVQVQKGEHKVPTSREGSLPRRTPPTQPKFGRVETYQSLPKTPRHSPPAAARHGEYKYAQDRLSHFHLTPDPQTGTLSREGMGPGGTTVWQLYEWQQRHQFRHGSPTAPLYTPAPDYPFGPRPPSTVPPSAPRPSSEVPRCISVPPSPSDIPPPGPPPGYGRTLSPPRRPHMPADRVTVRPMGERSALDMPLAGSPRRAKSQLLKTSTIERRSMPSSGYITHTVSAPSLHGKTADDTYMQLKKDLEYLDLKVVGSQTLKDAGKPVKVAESDVDVKLSRLCEQDKILKALGTTISSLKDDKDKLESVLDVSHQQMEQYQGQPTHAEKIAFQQRLLQEDLVHIRAEVSGASTEMAKAWDEYSRIESSVEQLRTALHAQMNHSATPQQEKAEIKRELWRIEDVMAGLSSSKANYMVTIDSVQNPERKVVPFLSDSAIPTQSVTLPGEEIQPPPRSSQPSPASHTLPHNTVPNWAADEAPPRPPLPQLYDYEDAPPVVPPLPKEASAIRHMSVRGLKRQSDERKRDRESGHVTNGDCKVELRSYLSEPELPGMGHTGTGFEDDHHTLPNRGLSSSSSRLNQSSNISSYVTLRRGAPGSLGRVSHRERPRSALERLNPDSQQVLPVSSSQPRGRMSAEEQLERMKKHQRALVRERKRNLSHGDRFSNTGASSRPAPPSSSVDLGPQQQQRIKTPLEERQRAEGQSDEGSGVPKEREKLQLDEWMTVIAKPMREMDLDPLDYDLDISRELSKPQKVLIPERYVESDPDEPLSQEEMDQRSRRADRIKNILAKSSVQHMPPSGAGISLDFTDLDSALQQQERIMSVSHALASEASRKSKEVTAKAVSEL; translated from the exons GACAGCTCTGGGATGAGGTTATGGAAGAGGAAGTGGTTTGTCCTGGCTGATTACTGCCTCTTCTACTACAAAG acaGCAGGGAGGAGTCAGTCCTGGGTAGTATCCCCCTGCCCAGCTATGTCATCTCAGCTGTGGAGCCTGAGGACCACATCAGCCGCAAGTACGCCTTCAAG GCCAGCCACACGGGCATGCGCTCGTACATTTACAATCGGAACTCTATGATTGGCTCTCAGGCGGAGCACAGTGGAATGAGAACGTACTTCTTCAGTGCTGACACCCAGGAGGACATGCATGGCTGGGTGAAAGCCATGAACCAGGCTGCCCTCATGCAGAACCACACCACCATGCTGAAGAG GCCTTCAGACAGTCAGAAATCCGAAAATTCGAATACTTCCGAGTGCCAGGCAGTCCCACAGACCAACCACATCATCACCAACCACACCAAGACCACCCCCGAAGTCCCCAACCCTCTCGCTGACGGGGTGGCCCTGGAACCTGTCGAGATCCACAGAGACACGGAGGACGGCGCTAGCATCCATCCAAACCCTCCATCAGTCACAGAGATCCCCAGAACCATAGACATGAAAAGCTTCCCCACCAACCCCCTGGACCTCCCTTTTGACTCGGCCTCAGTGTCTGCGCCCGTCTCCAGGGCGCCGTCCTGTGTCCCGTCCCGCGCTCCTTCCCGCGCAGCCTCGACGCTGCCCCCCAGTGTCTTTTTGAGGAATGGCTTGATCCCCTCGCCAGTGCCAGAGCCGAATGGAATAGGGGCGGGGACATACCAGAGGGCCACCCTGCCACCTATGGAAAGGCAGCTGCAAAGGAGGAGCGCATTGGAGCAAGTGGAGGACTGGGTGCAGGTGCAGAAGGGCGAGCACAAAGT CCCCACCTCACGAGAAGGCTCCCTCCCTCGTCGTACCCCTCCAACGCAGCCCAAGTTCGGCAGGGTGGAGACCTACCAGTCCTTGCCAAAAACTCCCCGCCACAGCCCCCCAGCTGCCGCTCGCCACGGTGAGTACAAGTACGCCCAGGACCGCCTCAGCCACTTCCACCTCACACCAGACCCCCAGACGGGCACCCTGTCCAGGGAGGGAATGGGCCCGGGGGGCACCACTGTGTGGCAGCTCTACGAATGGCAGCAGCGTCATCAGTTCCGCCATGGCAGTCCCACTGCCCCTCTCTACACACCTGCCCCGGACTACCCGTTTGGCCCTCGGCCCCCCTCCACCGTGCCCCCCTCGGCCCCTCGACCCTCCTCAGAGGTGCCCCGTTGCATCTCTGTACCTCCGTCGCCCTCCGACATCCCTCCACCAGGACCCCCCCCAGGCTACGGCCggaccctgtctccccctcgcAGACCACACATGCCTGCAGATCGAGTGACGGTCAGGCCCATGGGGGAGAGATCAGCACTGGACATGCCCTTGGCCGGCTCCCCTAGGCGAGCCAAGTCTCAGTTGCTCAAG ACTTCAACCATCGAGAGACGGTCTATGCCTTCTTCAggctacatcacacacacagtcagtgcaCCCAGCCTGCACGGAAAAACG GCTGACGACACATACATGCAATTGAAGAAGGATCTGGAGTATTTAGACCTGAAG GTTGTTGGAAGTCAAACTTTAAAGGATGCGGGAAAACCAGTCAAGGTTGCAGAAAGTGACGTTGAT GTGAAACTGAGTCGTTTATGTGAGCAGGACAAGATTCTAAAGGCGTTGGGGACAACAATCAGTTCTCTGAAGGACGATAAG GACAAGCTGGAGAGTGTGCTGGATGTTTCCCACCAGCAAATGGAGCAGTACCAGGGCCAGCCGACCCACGCTGAGAAGATCGCCTTCCAACAAAGGTTGCTGCAGGAGGACCTGGTGCACATCAGGGCCGAGGTTTCAGGAGCCTCtacg gagatggCAAAAGCTTGGGATGAGTACAGCAGGATAGAGAGCTCTGTGGAGCAGCTAAGGACAGCTCTGCATGCCCAAATGAACCACAGTGCCACCCCGCAG caGGAGAAAGCAGAAATCAAGCGAGAGTTGTGGAGGATTGAGGATGTGATGGCAGGACTGAGCTCAAGCAAAGCCAACTACATGGTCACCATCGACTCTGTACAGAACCCTG AGAGGAAAGTAGTGCCTTTTTTGTCGGACTCTGCAATACCTACCCAGAGCGTCACGCTCCCTGGGGAGGAGATTCAGCCCCCCCCTCGCAGCTCCCAGCCAAGCCCCGCATcccacacactgcctcacaacACCGTGCCAAATTGG GCTGCGGATGAGGCTCCGCCCAGACCGCCACTGCCCCAGCTCTACGACTATGAGGACGCACCCCCTGTGGTGCCGCCCCTCCCCAAAGAGGCGTCGGCTATCAGACACATGTCGGTACGAGGGCTCAAGCGTCAGTCggacgagaggaagagagacagggagagcggCCATGTTACAAACGGGGACTGTAAG GTGGAGTTACGGTCGTACCTGAGTGAACCGGAACTGCCCGGGATGGGTCATACTGGCACTGGTTTTGAGGATGACCACCACACCCTCCCAAACAGAG GTCTGTCTAGCTCCTCGTCCAGGCTGAACCAGTCCAGTAACATCTCCTCCTACGTGACCCTGAGGAGGGGAGCACCGGGCTCCCTAGGGAGGGTGAGTCACCGG GAGAGGCCCAGGAGTGCCTTGGAGCGTCTGAATCCCGACTCCCAGCAGGTCCTGCCAGTGAGCAGCAGCCAGCCACGGGGCCGCATGAGCGCTGAGGAGCAGCTGGAGCGCATGAAGAAGCACCAGAGAGCACTGGTGCGAGAGCGGAAGAGGAACCTTAGCCACGGGGACCGCTTCTCCAACACGGGCGCCTCCTCCCGGccagctcccccctcctcctctgtcgaCCTGGGCCCA caacagcagcaaagGATCAAGACTCCGTTGGAGGAGAGGCAGCGGGCCGAGGGCCAGAGTGATGAGGGGAGTGGTGTGCCAAAGGAAAGGGAGAAGCTCCAGTTAGACGAGTGGATGACCGTGATAGCCAAGCCCATGAGAGAGATGGACCTGGACCCTCTTGATTATGACTTGGACATCAGCCGTGAG CTGTCTAAGCCCCAGAAGGTCCTTATCCCGGAGCGCTACGTCGAGTCTGACCCCGATGAGCCTCTGAGCCAGGAGGAGATGGACCAACGGTCACGCAGAGCAGATCGCATCAAAAACATCCTGGCCAAATCCAG TGTCCAGCACATGCCACCATCTGGGGCGGGCATCTCGCTGGACTTCACCGACCTGGACTCGGCCCtacagcagcaggagaggatCATGAGTGTGTCCCATGCCCTGGCCTCCGAGGCTTCGCGCAAAAGCAAGGAAGTCACAG CCAAGGCCGTGTCTGAACTTTAA
- the plekha7a gene encoding pleckstrin homology domain-containing family A member 7 isoform X8 encodes MRSYIYNRNSMIGSQAEHSGMRTYFFSADTQEDMHGWVKAMNQAALMQNHTTMLKRPSDSQKSENSNTSECQAVPQTNHIITNHTKTTPEVPNPLADGVALEPVEIHRDTEDGASIHPNPPSVTEIPRTIDMKSFPTNPLDLPFDSASVSAPVSRAPSCVPSRAPSRAASTLPPSVFLRNGLIPSPVPEPNGIGAGTYQRATLPPMERQLQRRSALEQVEDWVQVQKGEHKVPTSREGSLPRRTPPTQPKFGRVETYQSLPKTPRHSPPAAARHGEYKYAQDRLSHFHLTPDPQTGTLSREGMGPGGTTVWQLYEWQQRHQFRHGSPTAPLYTPAPDYPFGPRPPSTVPPSAPRPSSEVPRCISVPPSPSDIPPPGPPPGYGRTLSPPRRPHMPADRVTVRPMGERSALDMPLAGSPRRAKSQLLKTSTIERRSMPSSGYITHTVSAPSLHGKTADDTYMQLKKDLEYLDLKVVGSQTLKDAGKPVKVAESDVDVKLSRLCEQDKILKALGTTISSLKDDKDKLESVLDVSHQQMEQYQGQPTHAEKIAFQQRLLQEDLVHIRAEVSGASTEMAKAWDEYSRIESSVEQLRTALHAQMNHSATPQQEKAEIKRELWRIEDVMAGLSSSKANYMVTIDSVQNPERKVVPFLSDSAIPTQSVTLPGEEIQPPPRSSQPSPASHTLPHNTVPNWAADEAPPRPPLPQLYDYEDAPPVVPPLPKEASAIRHMSVRGLKRQSDERKRDRESGHVTNGDCKVELRSYLSEPELPGMGHTGTGFEDDHHTLPNRGLSSSSSRLNQSSNISSYVTLRRGAPGSLGRVSHRERPRSALERLNPDSQQVLPVSSSQPRGRMSAEEQLERMKKHQRALVRERKRNLSHGDRFSNTGASSRPAPPSSSVDLGPQQQQRIKTPLEERQRAEGQSDEGSGVPKEREKLQLDEWMTVIAKPMREMDLDPLDYDLDISRELSKPQKVLIPERYVESDPDEPLSQEEMDQRSRRADRIKNILAKSSVQHMPPSGAGISLDFTDLDSALQQQERIMSVSHALASEASRKSKEVTAKAVSEL; translated from the exons ATGCGCTCGTACATTTACAATCGGAACTCTATGATTGGCTCTCAGGCGGAGCACAGTGGAATGAGAACGTACTTCTTCAGTGCTGACACCCAGGAGGACATGCATGGCTGGGTGAAAGCCATGAACCAGGCTGCCCTCATGCAGAACCACACCACCATGCTGAAGAG GCCTTCAGACAGTCAGAAATCCGAAAATTCGAATACTTCCGAGTGCCAGGCAGTCCCACAGACCAACCACATCATCACCAACCACACCAAGACCACCCCCGAAGTCCCCAACCCTCTCGCTGACGGGGTGGCCCTGGAACCTGTCGAGATCCACAGAGACACGGAGGACGGCGCTAGCATCCATCCAAACCCTCCATCAGTCACAGAGATCCCCAGAACCATAGACATGAAAAGCTTCCCCACCAACCCCCTGGACCTCCCTTTTGACTCGGCCTCAGTGTCTGCGCCCGTCTCCAGGGCGCCGTCCTGTGTCCCGTCCCGCGCTCCTTCCCGCGCAGCCTCGACGCTGCCCCCCAGTGTCTTTTTGAGGAATGGCTTGATCCCCTCGCCAGTGCCAGAGCCGAATGGAATAGGGGCGGGGACATACCAGAGGGCCACCCTGCCACCTATGGAAAGGCAGCTGCAAAGGAGGAGCGCATTGGAGCAAGTGGAGGACTGGGTGCAGGTGCAGAAGGGCGAGCACAAAGT CCCCACCTCACGAGAAGGCTCCCTCCCTCGTCGTACCCCTCCAACGCAGCCCAAGTTCGGCAGGGTGGAGACCTACCAGTCCTTGCCAAAAACTCCCCGCCACAGCCCCCCAGCTGCCGCTCGCCACGGTGAGTACAAGTACGCCCAGGACCGCCTCAGCCACTTCCACCTCACACCAGACCCCCAGACGGGCACCCTGTCCAGGGAGGGAATGGGCCCGGGGGGCACCACTGTGTGGCAGCTCTACGAATGGCAGCAGCGTCATCAGTTCCGCCATGGCAGTCCCACTGCCCCTCTCTACACACCTGCCCCGGACTACCCGTTTGGCCCTCGGCCCCCCTCCACCGTGCCCCCCTCGGCCCCTCGACCCTCCTCAGAGGTGCCCCGTTGCATCTCTGTACCTCCGTCGCCCTCCGACATCCCTCCACCAGGACCCCCCCCAGGCTACGGCCggaccctgtctccccctcgcAGACCACACATGCCTGCAGATCGAGTGACGGTCAGGCCCATGGGGGAGAGATCAGCACTGGACATGCCCTTGGCCGGCTCCCCTAGGCGAGCCAAGTCTCAGTTGCTCAAG ACTTCAACCATCGAGAGACGGTCTATGCCTTCTTCAggctacatcacacacacagtcagtgcaCCCAGCCTGCACGGAAAAACG GCTGACGACACATACATGCAATTGAAGAAGGATCTGGAGTATTTAGACCTGAAG GTTGTTGGAAGTCAAACTTTAAAGGATGCGGGAAAACCAGTCAAGGTTGCAGAAAGTGACGTTGAT GTGAAACTGAGTCGTTTATGTGAGCAGGACAAGATTCTAAAGGCGTTGGGGACAACAATCAGTTCTCTGAAGGACGATAAG GACAAGCTGGAGAGTGTGCTGGATGTTTCCCACCAGCAAATGGAGCAGTACCAGGGCCAGCCGACCCACGCTGAGAAGATCGCCTTCCAACAAAGGTTGCTGCAGGAGGACCTGGTGCACATCAGGGCCGAGGTTTCAGGAGCCTCtacg gagatggCAAAAGCTTGGGATGAGTACAGCAGGATAGAGAGCTCTGTGGAGCAGCTAAGGACAGCTCTGCATGCCCAAATGAACCACAGTGCCACCCCGCAG caGGAGAAAGCAGAAATCAAGCGAGAGTTGTGGAGGATTGAGGATGTGATGGCAGGACTGAGCTCAAGCAAAGCCAACTACATGGTCACCATCGACTCTGTACAGAACCCTG AGAGGAAAGTAGTGCCTTTTTTGTCGGACTCTGCAATACCTACCCAGAGCGTCACGCTCCCTGGGGAGGAGATTCAGCCCCCCCCTCGCAGCTCCCAGCCAAGCCCCGCATcccacacactgcctcacaacACCGTGCCAAATTGG GCTGCGGATGAGGCTCCGCCCAGACCGCCACTGCCCCAGCTCTACGACTATGAGGACGCACCCCCTGTGGTGCCGCCCCTCCCCAAAGAGGCGTCGGCTATCAGACACATGTCGGTACGAGGGCTCAAGCGTCAGTCggacgagaggaagagagacagggagagcggCCATGTTACAAACGGGGACTGTAAG GTGGAGTTACGGTCGTACCTGAGTGAACCGGAACTGCCCGGGATGGGTCATACTGGCACTGGTTTTGAGGATGACCACCACACCCTCCCAAACAGAG GTCTGTCTAGCTCCTCGTCCAGGCTGAACCAGTCCAGTAACATCTCCTCCTACGTGACCCTGAGGAGGGGAGCACCGGGCTCCCTAGGGAGGGTGAGTCACCGG GAGAGGCCCAGGAGTGCCTTGGAGCGTCTGAATCCCGACTCCCAGCAGGTCCTGCCAGTGAGCAGCAGCCAGCCACGGGGCCGCATGAGCGCTGAGGAGCAGCTGGAGCGCATGAAGAAGCACCAGAGAGCACTGGTGCGAGAGCGGAAGAGGAACCTTAGCCACGGGGACCGCTTCTCCAACACGGGCGCCTCCTCCCGGccagctcccccctcctcctctgtcgaCCTGGGCCCA caacagcagcaaagGATCAAGACTCCGTTGGAGGAGAGGCAGCGGGCCGAGGGCCAGAGTGATGAGGGGAGTGGTGTGCCAAAGGAAAGGGAGAAGCTCCAGTTAGACGAGTGGATGACCGTGATAGCCAAGCCCATGAGAGAGATGGACCTGGACCCTCTTGATTATGACTTGGACATCAGCCGTGAG CTGTCTAAGCCCCAGAAGGTCCTTATCCCGGAGCGCTACGTCGAGTCTGACCCCGATGAGCCTCTGAGCCAGGAGGAGATGGACCAACGGTCACGCAGAGCAGATCGCATCAAAAACATCCTGGCCAAATCCAG TGTCCAGCACATGCCACCATCTGGGGCGGGCATCTCGCTGGACTTCACCGACCTGGACTCGGCCCtacagcagcaggagaggatCATGAGTGTGTCCCATGCCCTGGCCTCCGAGGCTTCGCGCAAAAGCAAGGAAGTCACAG CCAAGGCCGTGTCTGAACTTTAA